In one window of Deltaproteobacteria bacterium DNA:
- a CDS encoding 4Fe-4S dicluster domain-containing protein, producing MRGFLSVLLSGGAIGGILKILPSKADAREAPPKGQKWYGFGVSVDKCIGCARCMEACKNENNVPREPFFFRTWVERYITRKNGTTTVKAIEPNAEALPETASDKSILRSFFVPKLCNQCASPPCVQVCPVGATFQTKDGVVLVNEKTCIGCRYCIQACPYGARYLHPVTRTADKCTFCYHRISHGLLPACVEVCPTQARIFGDLNAAASPMSRFLRMNKIHVLKPGLNTEPKVYYANLDGEVR from the coding sequence ATGAGAGGTTTCCTCTCGGTTCTCCTTTCCGGGGGAGCGATCGGGGGGATCCTGAAGATACTGCCCTCGAAGGCGGACGCGCGGGAGGCCCCTCCGAAGGGGCAGAAATGGTACGGATTCGGGGTCTCCGTCGACAAGTGCATCGGTTGCGCGCGCTGCATGGAGGCGTGCAAGAACGAAAACAACGTCCCCAGGGAGCCGTTCTTCTTCCGGACGTGGGTCGAGCGGTACATCACGAGGAAGAACGGGACCACGACGGTCAAGGCGATCGAGCCGAACGCGGAGGCGTTGCCCGAGACCGCTTCGGACAAGTCGATCCTGCGCTCCTTCTTCGTGCCGAAGCTGTGCAACCAGTGCGCAAGCCCCCCCTGCGTCCAGGTCTGTCCCGTCGGGGCCACGTTCCAGACGAAGGACGGCGTGGTCCTCGTGAACGAGAAGACGTGCATCGGGTGCCGGTACTGCATCCAGGCGTGCCCGTACGGCGCCCGGTATCTCCACCCGGTGACCCGGACCGCCGACAAGTGCACCTTCTGCTACCACCGGATCTCGCACGGGCTCCTCCCCGCCTGCGTCGAGGTGTGCCCGACCCAGGCGCGGATCTTCGGCGACCTGAACGCCGCGGCGAGCCCCATGTCCCGGTTCCTGCGGATGAACAAGATCCACGTCCTGAAGCCCGGGCTGAATACCGAGCCGAAAGTCTATTACGCGAACCTCGATGGAGAAGTCCGATGA
- the nrfD gene encoding polysulfide reductase NrfD, whose product MNPEFIHSLQDLLPQIQGYIYPNEIEIHWGLLIVVYPYITGVVAGAFILASLVKVFNVTEVQPLYRLSLLTALAYLLVAPMALVAHLGHPERFYEILLTPQTSSAMAMFGFVYAWYLMAVLLLEIWFVHRTDMIAWAEQETGVLRFIHRTLALYSRDTGDRAVAFDHKALKVITIVGIPSAFLLHGYVGFIFGSIKANPWWSSVLIPIVFLFSAIVSGIALVILLYMILTPLTGGKISMRCVDKAIDFLFYAVIVDFSLEFVDFIHRVYQSEEEIKILSEMVMTKLFGSLIIVQVLLGMLIPLLLISLTKIFKKRFGLNEDLRKMVYFIAVILIQFGIFATRWNVVIGGQMFSKSFRGLTMYKMEFGGIEGLLFTILLLALPIIILAVLLKVLPPWKEIHGEVDSEVV is encoded by the coding sequence ATGAATCCAGAATTCATTCACTCCCTTCAGGACCTGCTTCCCCAGATCCAGGGGTACATCTATCCGAACGAGATCGAGATCCACTGGGGCCTGCTGATCGTCGTCTATCCCTACATCACCGGGGTCGTCGCGGGGGCGTTCATCCTCGCCTCGCTGGTGAAAGTGTTCAACGTGACGGAGGTCCAGCCCCTGTACCGGCTCTCCCTCCTCACCGCGCTCGCGTACCTTCTCGTCGCCCCGATGGCCCTGGTCGCCCACCTCGGGCACCCGGAGCGGTTCTACGAAATCCTCCTTACGCCGCAGACCTCCTCCGCGATGGCGATGTTCGGGTTCGTCTACGCCTGGTACCTGATGGCCGTCCTCCTCCTCGAGATCTGGTTCGTCCATCGGACGGACATGATCGCGTGGGCGGAGCAGGAGACGGGGGTGTTGCGGTTCATCCACCGGACCCTGGCCCTTTATTCCCGGGACACGGGCGATCGGGCGGTCGCGTTCGACCACAAGGCGCTCAAGGTGATCACCATCGTCGGCATTCCGTCCGCCTTCCTCCTCCACGGGTACGTCGGGTTCATCTTCGGGTCGATCAAGGCGAACCCCTGGTGGAGCAGCGTGCTGATCCCGATCGTCTTCCTTTTCTCCGCCATCGTGTCCGGAATCGCGCTGGTCATCCTGCTCTACATGATCCTCACGCCGCTGACGGGCGGGAAGATCAGCATGCGTTGCGTCGACAAGGCGATCGACTTCCTCTTTTACGCCGTCATCGTCGACTTTTCCCTCGAGTTCGTCGACTTCATCCACCGGGTGTACCAGAGCGAGGAGGAGATCAAGATCCTCTCCGAAATGGTGATGACCAAACTGTTCGGGAGCCTCATCATCGTCCAGGTGCTGCTGGGGATGCTGATCCCCCTCCTGCTCATCTCCCTCACCAAGATCTTCAAGAAGCGCTTCGGCCTGAACGAGGACCTGCGGAAGATGGTCTACTTCATCGCGGTGATCCTCATCCAGTTCGGGATCTTCGCCACGCGGTGGAACGTCGTCATCGGGGGCCAGATGTTCTCGAAGAGCTTCCGCGGGCTCACCATGTACAAGATGGAGTTCGGGGGGATCGAGGGGCTTCTCTTCACGATCCTGCTGCTCGCCCTGCCGATCATCATCCTGGCCGTGCTTCTGAAGGTCCTGCCGCCGTGGAAAGAGATCCACGGGGAGGTCGACTCCGAAGTCGTATAG